Proteins from a genomic interval of Pantanalinema sp.:
- a CDS encoding O-antigen ligase family protein, translated as MSNPQTPSPVVRRLDRAFEGAAWLILGLTPVLINVYNVDAYRTVQATFASILIAVALCFWAVARCLGRSWAEVGKVPMLYPIAFLGLWTLLTVPRSPAPPLGLASWWNLVAYLGFWIALSDVTAREPKLRWRLMVPILFGFVANSVIGLMQYQHVDFMALSRGLPQAPWILNYFAGLDAPARLGSAAGMLGNQNVLGGYLVAAIPLLFLAGSALLAKRERVVLAVALVASGLVGSASLVATQTRGAWVGLAIGLCWAAVAVLAHYGSAIRRLSAKTWIAVALGLAVALGGLAAGGKTIGLDRAIAKLQTAGTDNTSQQRINAWHVARTMADERPVVGHGLGTYKILYFKYLVKTFNGQPIPSSMHHRYVQAHNDFIQMAGETGYLGLILGLVVLFGFAGGGTWWMIRHPAIALSERMLVLGGITGAIAMAGSGIFGFPFHIASSSALAVGVAGLAGGVWTRQRREGAASSQAPAAYSPAQLAVYTYALPIAIAFVTFAVCWSVWNPYQADKFTKQGQELYKAGRVPEAQAVLDQAIRLDPERGDARLLMGLIYAVYGRFDQSEKELLAAQRSYDDVTLHYYLGRVYESVNRLDAARTEYQNALHYFPAGLDITKAVSERLAVLDQATKGTPVPAGAKK; from the coding sequence TTGTCGAATCCCCAGACCCCTTCCCCGGTCGTGCGCAGGCTCGATCGGGCCTTCGAGGGGGCCGCTTGGCTCATCCTCGGCCTCACCCCGGTCCTGATCAACGTCTACAACGTGGACGCGTACCGCACGGTCCAGGCCACCTTCGCCTCGATCCTGATCGCCGTTGCCCTGTGCTTCTGGGCCGTCGCGCGCTGCCTCGGCCGGAGCTGGGCCGAGGTGGGCAAGGTACCCATGCTCTACCCCATCGCCTTCCTGGGGCTCTGGACGCTCTTGACCGTGCCGCGCTCGCCGGCGCCCCCCCTGGGCCTCGCGAGCTGGTGGAACCTGGTCGCCTACCTGGGCTTCTGGATCGCCCTGAGCGACGTCACCGCCCGCGAGCCAAAGCTGCGCTGGCGGCTGATGGTGCCGATCCTGTTCGGCTTCGTCGCCAACAGCGTGATCGGCCTGATGCAGTACCAGCACGTGGACTTCATGGCCCTGAGCCGGGGCCTGCCCCAGGCGCCCTGGATCCTCAACTACTTCGCGGGCCTCGACGCTCCTGCCCGGCTGGGCTCGGCCGCGGGGATGCTCGGCAACCAGAACGTGCTCGGCGGCTACCTGGTCGCCGCCATCCCCCTCCTCTTTCTGGCGGGCTCGGCCCTGTTGGCCAAGCGCGAGCGCGTGGTGCTCGCGGTCGCGCTGGTGGCCTCGGGCCTCGTCGGCAGCGCCAGCCTGGTGGCGACCCAGACCCGCGGCGCCTGGGTGGGCCTCGCCATCGGCCTCTGCTGGGCCGCGGTCGCGGTCCTCGCGCACTACGGCTCGGCGATTCGCCGCCTGAGCGCCAAGACCTGGATCGCCGTGGCCCTGGGGCTCGCGGTGGCGCTCGGCGGCCTGGCCGCCGGCGGCAAGACCATCGGCCTGGACCGGGCGATCGCCAAGCTCCAGACCGCGGGCACCGACAACACCTCGCAGCAGCGCATCAACGCCTGGCATGTGGCCAGGACCATGGCCGACGAGCGGCCGGTGGTGGGGCACGGCCTCGGGACCTACAAGATCCTCTACTTCAAGTACCTGGTGAAGACCTTCAACGGCCAGCCCATCCCCTCGTCCATGCACCACCGCTACGTCCAGGCCCACAACGACTTCATCCAGATGGCGGGCGAGACCGGCTACCTGGGACTGATCCTGGGGCTCGTCGTCCTCTTCGGCTTCGCCGGCGGCGGCACCTGGTGGATGATCAGGCACCCCGCAATCGCGCTTAGCGAGCGCATGCTGGTGCTGGGCGGCATCACCGGGGCGATCGCCATGGCGGGCTCGGGCATCTTCGGCTTCCCCTTCCACATCGCCTCGTCGTCGGCCCTGGCCGTGGGCGTGGCGGGGCTCGCGGGCGGCGTCTGGACCCGGCAGCGGCGCGAGGGGGCTGCCAGCTCGCAGGCCCCGGCCGCGTACAGCCCGGCCCAGCTCGCGGTCTACACCTACGCCCTGCCGATCGCGATCGCCTTCGTCACCTTCGCCGTGTGCTGGAGCGTCTGGAACCCCTACCAGGCGGACAAGTTCACCAAGCAGGGGCAGGAGCTCTACAAGGCGGGCCGGGTCCCCGAGGCCCAGGCGGTCCTCGACCAGGCCATCCGGCTGGATCCCGAGCGCGGTGACGCGCGCCTGCTCATGGGGCTGATCTACGCGGTCTACGGCCGCTTCGACCAGAGCGAGAAGGAGCTGCTCGCCGCCCAGCGCAGCTACGACGACGTGACCCTTCACTACTACCTGGGGCGGGTGTACGAGAGCGTGAACCGCCTCGACGCGGCCCGCACCGAGTACCAGAACGCCCTTCACTACTTCCCGGCGGGGCTGGACATCACCAAGGCCGTCAGCGAGCGCCTCGCGGTCCTGGACCAGGCCACCAAGGGCACCCCGGTTCCCGCCGGCGCCAAGAAGTAA
- a CDS encoding tetratricopeptide repeat protein, with the protein MTTSELANVSKERLVAPSALAWIVSHHPTPPVPDPGLARAAARFDAQVLEAEGPATLLCFSAGQDAPPRRAVLLAEALMASPGLGPYSAALHVCPGLARQSDRARALLSALTAQARPGEIVASEAFQRIAHPEWLFEPLPGTLGFRLCAAAPRRALPFVGRTSELAQLRACWQTARKGGPLLVSLQGEAGIGKSRLLAEFLEGLAPEDAIATARCQPDGSTHPYGMLCSLVGGWLSTHPDLFEQLGEAGRDLEYLLGLREAGSSLQPKHLQYRAFSTLNGWLLAQAHRRALVLTLEDLHWSDEASLQWLDSLIAEIAFGGKRAPLMLLGTERTGEVHQRYGGMGIGEVAIALRPLAAGEAMELVAALRPEADAETRSGLCRRGGGNPLYLQAFAQASELAPLAPREVPDNLRWHLARRLDRLSAIERRVLETVAIAGPVAEHDRLAQVLPPLDLKYGLGGLKQAQILEVPARSPSSIGFCHHLLYETAYDAIPPERRQAQHAQHAERLERAGAPLGEVASHLLRSDRPSLARPLLRRAADQARKRHALAEAQQLLEQALMLATEEADAHPLRLSLAEVLSARGELKRACEHLCALQGRLAGESRLQHALLASTAYERQGEYGLATAYLHEGRAALSPVDRRGHASLVLAEAQLALRQGAFERCRKLAQEALAHLSDSPSHDRALAYSLWGIATYRLEGPACALPLYQEALAMRERLGAEAAVAGSLSNLGAAYYELGRWDEALASFEGALSTFERLGERLHESFVLNNSAHLLLNRGELEEAERRYRRALALKRQMNEQPGIAVALSNLGNTLSRRGSHAEARACLEEAIARLERVGEGETLCEVYQIYGMVALEAGDDRRARKLLTRVRDLSRHHRREAPLAIALRGCSTLARREERHDDALALAGESVALNERLGNPLELGRSLVTWGEALAAKGSRAQAQDAFERARALLAPLGALPDLKALEALPG; encoded by the coding sequence GTGACCACGTCCGAGCTCGCGAACGTATCGAAAGAACGGCTGGTCGCCCCCAGTGCCCTGGCCTGGATCGTCTCGCACCACCCCACCCCCCCGGTGCCGGATCCGGGGCTCGCGCGTGCCGCCGCGCGCTTCGACGCCCAGGTGCTCGAGGCCGAGGGCCCGGCGACGCTGCTCTGCTTTTCCGCCGGGCAGGACGCCCCGCCCAGGCGAGCGGTGCTGCTCGCCGAGGCCCTGATGGCGAGCCCCGGACTCGGCCCCTACAGCGCCGCGCTCCACGTCTGCCCCGGCCTGGCCCGGCAGAGCGATCGCGCCCGCGCCCTGCTCTCGGCGCTCACCGCCCAGGCGCGCCCGGGCGAGATCGTCGCCTCCGAGGCGTTCCAGCGCATCGCCCATCCCGAGTGGCTGTTCGAGCCCTTGCCGGGAACGCTCGGCTTCAGGCTCTGCGCCGCGGCGCCGCGGCGCGCGCTCCCGTTCGTCGGGCGCACGAGCGAGCTTGCGCAGCTGCGCGCCTGCTGGCAGACCGCGCGCAAGGGCGGTCCTTTGCTGGTGAGCCTCCAGGGCGAGGCCGGGATCGGCAAGAGCCGCCTGCTCGCGGAGTTCCTCGAAGGCCTCGCCCCGGAGGACGCGATCGCGACCGCCCGCTGCCAGCCGGACGGCAGCACGCACCCCTACGGCATGCTCTGCTCGCTCGTCGGCGGCTGGCTCTCGACCCACCCGGACCTTTTCGAGCAGCTGGGCGAGGCGGGCCGGGACCTCGAGTACCTGCTGGGCCTGCGGGAGGCGGGCTCCTCGCTCCAGCCCAAGCACCTCCAGTACCGGGCCTTCTCGACCCTCAACGGCTGGCTCCTGGCACAGGCGCACCGCCGAGCGCTCGTGCTGACCCTCGAGGACCTGCACTGGAGCGACGAGGCCTCCTTGCAGTGGCTGGACAGCCTCATCGCGGAGATCGCCTTCGGAGGCAAGCGCGCTCCGCTCATGCTCCTCGGGACCGAGCGCACCGGCGAGGTCCACCAGCGCTACGGCGGCATGGGCATCGGCGAGGTCGCGATCGCCCTGCGGCCGCTCGCAGCCGGCGAGGCCATGGAGCTGGTGGCCGCCCTTCGCCCCGAGGCCGATGCCGAGACCCGCTCGGGGCTCTGCCGGCGCGGCGGGGGCAATCCCCTCTACCTTCAAGCGTTCGCCCAGGCCAGCGAGCTCGCTCCCCTCGCGCCGCGCGAGGTGCCCGACAACCTGCGCTGGCACCTCGCCCGGCGCCTGGATCGCCTGAGCGCCATCGAGCGGCGGGTGCTGGAGACCGTTGCGATCGCCGGGCCCGTCGCCGAGCACGACCGGCTGGCCCAGGTCCTGCCGCCCCTCGATCTCAAGTACGGCCTCGGCGGGCTCAAGCAGGCGCAGATCCTGGAGGTCCCGGCCCGCTCGCCCTCGTCGATCGGCTTTTGCCACCACCTTCTTTACGAGACCGCCTACGACGCCATCCCCCCCGAGCGCCGGCAGGCCCAGCACGCCCAGCACGCCGAGCGCCTCGAGCGCGCCGGCGCACCGCTCGGCGAGGTCGCCTCGCACCTGCTGCGCAGCGACCGGCCGAGCCTTGCCCGCCCCCTGCTGCGCAGGGCAGCCGACCAGGCTCGCAAGCGCCACGCGCTGGCCGAGGCCCAGCAGCTGCTCGAGCAGGCCCTCATGCTCGCGACCGAGGAGGCCGACGCCCACCCCCTGCGCCTCTCGCTCGCCGAGGTGCTGAGCGCCCGCGGCGAGCTGAAGCGAGCCTGCGAGCACCTGTGCGCCCTCCAGGGACGGCTCGCGGGCGAGTCGCGCCTCCAGCACGCCCTGCTGGCGAGCACCGCCTACGAGCGCCAGGGCGAGTACGGCCTCGCCACGGCCTACCTGCACGAGGGACGAGCGGCCCTCTCCCCGGTCGATCGGCGGGGGCATGCCAGCCTCGTCCTGGCCGAGGCCCAGCTCGCCCTGCGCCAGGGCGCCTTCGAGCGCTGCCGGAAGCTCGCGCAGGAGGCCCTCGCACACCTGTCGGACTCGCCGAGCCACGATCGCGCCCTGGCCTACAGCCTGTGGGGCATCGCCACCTACCGGCTCGAGGGGCCGGCATGCGCCCTGCCCCTCTACCAGGAGGCGCTCGCCATGCGCGAGCGCCTGGGGGCCGAGGCCGCCGTCGCGGGCAGCCTGAGCAACCTGGGCGCCGCCTACTACGAGCTGGGCCGCTGGGACGAGGCCCTCGCCTCCTTCGAGGGGGCGCTCTCCACCTTCGAGCGGCTCGGCGAGCGCCTGCACGAGAGCTTCGTCCTCAACAACTCCGCCCACCTCCTGCTCAACCGGGGGGAGCTCGAGGAGGCCGAGCGCCGCTACCGCCGCGCGCTCGCCCTCAAGCGCCAGATGAACGAGCAGCCGGGCATCGCCGTCGCCCTCTCCAACCTGGGCAACACCCTCTCGCGCCGGGGCTCCCACGCCGAGGCTCGCGCCTGCCTCGAAGAGGCGATCGCGCGCCTGGAGCGGGTCGGCGAGGGGGAGACCCTGTGCGAGGTCTACCAGATCTACGGCATGGTCGCGCTGGAAGCGGGCGACGACCGGCGCGCCCGCAAGCTCCTCACCCGCGTCCGCGACCTGAGCCGGCATCACCGGCGCGAGGCGCCGCTCGCCATCGCGCTGAGGGGCTGCTCGACGCTCGCCCGGCGCGAAGAGCGGCACGACGACGCGCTCGCGCTCGCCGGCGAGTCGGTCGCGCTCAACGAGCGCCTCGGCAATCCCCTGGAGCTCGGACGCAGCCTGGTGACGTGGGGCGAGGCCCTCGCGGCCAAGGGCTCGCGCGCGCAGGCACAGGACGCCTTCGAGCGGGCGCGCGCCCTGCTCGCCCCGCTCGGCGCCCTGCCGGACCTGAAGGCGCTCGAGGCCCTGCCGGGTTGA
- a CDS encoding carboxypeptidase regulatory-like domain-containing protein — protein sequence MRHVPRSRIQAFLLAGAVALSGCAIGVPTDPTRLLPGAQDGVSQTIPLIEGRVLDAAGRPVPDAAVRAYAPAYRLDAPASSGPVAAVSARTDADGRFVLSAPPVGSVAVEASAPSGLKALRLGVRVAQGERVPLGTLTLKPTGRIHGMVDTLESASMLGTEVFIPGTDKVARTDERGAFTLQDVPEGTYALAAMRPPYAPSVVEGIVVRPEETTETSLTLRLDAPRLETLSAASGGPGTRLTLRGANFGATKHTVLQVYFNNTLATTIERLSDTEIEVVVPDRAASGGVVVVSGGVASNSQPFSVISRIAVIPRLVGLYPGDVQQFTAVAYDERGQAIASPALEWTSSYAGAGVLSSTGRFEASGEGATRLQVTSGTVTDGTYLTTSRYELTTFAGNGTLSSFGDGLSALSGSFSSPFGLAASPDGATLYVSEADGGERVRSILPNGLLGTYAGGGSLTDDGQPLLSAKFSEPRDLAVDGAGGLAIADPIAHRIRYVSPVTQQRFGIAMQANRIYTLAGTGTIGTPQEGAMGHQSAITAPAGLAFDQSGALYFGSGTLNRVYRLDQTGLVSSIAGNGGSTPSSWTELSAQTSIGAVLALALDAAGNLAIGGKGRCYFACRSPGTYFGLAMASGSLYPLLATNSLADGPDQAELAKTRVADVRGLAFDPKGRLWIADSNHVLRRLDPSGGCVSVAGARLESSGVGTPQSGVNAGAVALSRPSAILPLSGDRILFVDGGHNRIVRLSPR from the coding sequence ATGAGACACGTCCCCCGCTCACGAATCCAAGCGTTCCTCCTCGCCGGCGCGGTGGCCCTGTCGGGCTGCGCGATCGGGGTGCCCACCGACCCCACGCGCCTGCTGCCCGGGGCGCAGGACGGCGTCTCCCAGACCATCCCCCTGATCGAGGGGCGCGTGCTCGATGCTGCCGGGCGGCCGGTGCCGGATGCCGCCGTGCGCGCCTACGCCCCTGCCTACCGGCTCGACGCCCCAGCCTCCTCCGGCCCGGTTGCGGCGGTCAGCGCCCGCACCGACGCCGACGGGCGCTTCGTGCTGAGCGCGCCGCCCGTCGGCAGCGTGGCCGTCGAAGCCTCGGCCCCTTCCGGCCTCAAGGCCCTCAGGCTCGGCGTGAGGGTCGCCCAGGGCGAGCGCGTCCCCCTCGGGACCCTCACCCTCAAGCCCACCGGCCGGATCCACGGCATGGTCGACACCCTCGAGAGCGCCTCCATGCTCGGCACCGAGGTGTTCATCCCCGGCACCGACAAGGTCGCCCGCACCGACGAGCGCGGGGCCTTCACCCTCCAGGACGTGCCCGAGGGCACCTACGCCCTCGCCGCCATGCGTCCCCCTTACGCCCCGAGCGTGGTCGAGGGGATCGTCGTGCGGCCGGAGGAGACGACCGAGACCTCGCTCACCCTCAGGCTGGATGCCCCCAGGCTCGAGACCCTCAGCGCCGCGAGCGGCGGGCCCGGCACGCGCCTCACGCTGCGCGGCGCGAACTTCGGCGCCACCAAGCACACGGTCCTCCAGGTCTACTTCAACAACACCCTCGCGACCACCATCGAGCGCCTGAGCGACACCGAGATCGAGGTCGTGGTCCCCGATCGGGCCGCAAGCGGCGGAGTGGTGGTGGTCTCGGGCGGGGTGGCGAGCAACTCGCAACCCTTCAGCGTCATCAGCCGGATCGCCGTGATCCCGCGCCTGGTCGGCCTCTATCCCGGCGACGTGCAGCAGTTCACGGCCGTGGCCTACGACGAGCGCGGGCAGGCGATCGCCTCGCCGGCGCTCGAGTGGACCTCGAGCTACGCCGGAGCGGGGGTGCTCAGCTCCACGGGGCGCTTCGAGGCCTCCGGGGAAGGCGCCACCCGCCTCCAGGTCACCAGCGGCACGGTCACCGACGGCACCTACCTGACGACGAGCCGCTACGAGCTCACGACCTTCGCGGGCAACGGCACCCTGAGCAGCTTCGGCGACGGCCTGAGCGCGCTGTCGGGTAGCTTCAGCTCGCCCTTCGGCCTCGCGGCCTCGCCGGACGGCGCGACCCTCTACGTCAGCGAGGCCGACGGCGGCGAGCGAGTCCGCAGCATCCTGCCGAATGGCCTGCTTGGCACCTACGCGGGGGGCGGCTCGCTCACCGACGACGGCCAGCCTCTGCTCTCGGCCAAGTTCTCGGAGCCCCGGGACCTCGCGGTCGATGGCGCAGGGGGGCTTGCGATCGCGGACCCCATCGCCCACCGCATCCGCTACGTCTCGCCCGTGACCCAGCAGCGCTTCGGGATCGCCATGCAGGCCAACCGGATCTACACCCTCGCGGGGACCGGCACCATCGGCACGCCGCAGGAGGGCGCCATGGGTCACCAGAGCGCCATCACCGCGCCCGCGGGCCTCGCCTTCGACCAGAGCGGTGCGCTTTATTTCGGCAGCGGGACCCTCAACCGCGTCTATCGCCTGGACCAGACGGGCCTGGTGAGCTCCATCGCCGGCAACGGCGGCAGCACCCCGAGCAGCTGGACGGAACTCTCTGCGCAGACCTCGATCGGCGCGGTGCTTGCGCTTGCCCTCGATGCGGCGGGAAACCTCGCCATCGGTGGAAAAGGCCGCTGCTACTTCGCCTGCCGATCACCAGGCACCTACTTCGGGCTGGCGATGGCGAGCGGATCGCTCTATCCCTTGCTCGCAACCAACAGCCTCGCCGACGGCCCCGACCAGGCCGAACTCGCCAAGACTCGGGTCGCCGACGTCAGAGGCCTCGCCTTCGACCCGAAGGGCCGGCTGTGGATCGCAGACAGCAACCACGTGCTGCGCCGCCTCGATCCGAGCGGAGGCTGCGTCTCGGTCGCGGGGGCGCGCCTGGAGAGCAGCGGAGTCGGGACACCGCAAAGCGGCGTGAACGCTGGTGCAGTCGCCCTCAGCCGACCAAGCGCGATCCTTCCGCTATCAGGCGATCGCATCCTCTTCGTGGACGGCGGACACAACCGGATCGTCCGGCTCAGTCCCCGCTAA
- a CDS encoding YifB family Mg chelatase-like AAA ATPase, whose protein sequence is MLAKVHSGAVLGVDAYVVEVEVDIANGLPGFSVVGLGDTGVQESRERVKSAIRNSGFSFPGLRLTVNLAPADVKKAGPSFDLPIALGILAASDQVPAERLARLLVVGELSLDGLLRPVSGILPIALAAARAGCEALVVPEANAHEAALVEDVSVYGAASIAQVAAWLNGQATMCAARLDRGALFSHGASELPDFEEVKGQAFAKRALEVAAAGGHNVMLVGPPGSGKTMLAKRLPSILPPLDVTESLEVTKLYSVAGLLPATKPLITSRPFRSPHHSISPAGLVGGSSVPRPGEISLAHHGILFLDELPEFRRDVIEVLRQPLEDGVVTIARASMTLTYPAQFTLAAALNPCPCGYRGDPVHPCTCSLHQAEHYWTRLSGPLLDRIDLQIEVPRLSQGDLMEGALSEPSASIRERVVAARERQRRRFEGLAGIHCNARMTSRQVRHHCALDAEGGELLKQAIARLGLSARSFDRILKVARTIADLAGSEDVRSPHVAEAIQYRTLDRTRS, encoded by the coding sequence ATGCTTGCGAAGGTTCACAGCGGGGCCGTGCTCGGAGTGGACGCCTACGTGGTGGAGGTCGAGGTCGACATCGCCAACGGCTTGCCCGGCTTCTCGGTGGTGGGTCTCGGGGACACCGGGGTCCAGGAGAGCCGCGAGCGGGTCAAGAGCGCGATCCGGAACTCGGGCTTCTCCTTTCCCGGCCTGCGCCTGACGGTCAACCTCGCCCCGGCGGACGTCAAGAAGGCGGGCCCAAGCTTCGACCTGCCCATCGCCTTGGGGATCCTCGCGGCCTCCGACCAGGTGCCCGCCGAGCGCCTGGCGCGCCTGCTCGTTGTCGGCGAGCTTTCCCTGGACGGGTTGCTGCGCCCGGTCAGCGGGATCCTGCCCATCGCGCTGGCCGCCGCGCGCGCCGGCTGCGAGGCGCTGGTCGTGCCCGAGGCCAACGCCCACGAGGCGGCCCTGGTCGAGGACGTTTCGGTCTACGGCGCCGCCTCGATCGCCCAGGTCGCCGCCTGGCTCAACGGCCAGGCCACCATGTGCGCCGCGCGCCTGGATCGCGGGGCCCTCTTCTCGCACGGGGCCTCGGAGCTGCCCGATTTCGAGGAGGTGAAGGGCCAGGCCTTCGCGAAGCGGGCCCTGGAGGTCGCGGCGGCGGGCGGCCACAACGTGATGCTCGTGGGTCCGCCCGGCTCGGGCAAGACCATGCTGGCCAAGCGCCTGCCGAGCATTCTGCCGCCGCTCGACGTGACCGAGAGCCTCGAAGTGACCAAGCTCTACAGCGTCGCGGGCCTCCTGCCCGCGACCAAGCCGCTCATCACCTCGCGCCCCTTCCGCTCGCCCCACCACTCCATCTCGCCGGCGGGCCTGGTGGGCGGCAGCTCGGTGCCGCGCCCCGGCGAGATCAGCCTGGCCCACCACGGCATCCTGTTCCTCGACGAGCTGCCCGAGTTTCGGCGCGACGTGATCGAGGTCCTGCGCCAGCCGCTCGAGGACGGGGTGGTCACGATCGCCAGGGCCTCGATGACGCTCACCTACCCGGCCCAGTTCACCCTGGCGGCGGCCCTGAACCCGTGCCCCTGCGGCTACCGCGGCGATCCCGTCCACCCCTGCACCTGCTCGCTCCATCAGGCCGAGCACTACTGGACGCGCCTCTCGGGTCCCTTGCTCGATCGCATCGATCTCCAGATCGAGGTGCCGCGCCTGAGCCAGGGGGACCTGATGGAGGGGGCCCTGAGCGAGCCGTCGGCCTCGATCCGCGAACGGGTGGTGGCGGCCCGCGAGCGCCAGCGCCGGCGCTTCGAGGGGCTCGCGGGGATCCACTGCAACGCCCGGATGACCTCGCGCCAGGTGCGTCACCACTGCGCCCTGGACGCGGAGGGCGGCGAGCTGTTGAAGCAGGCGATCGCGCGCCTGGGGCTCTCCGCTCGCTCCTTCGACCGGATCCTCAAGGTGGCGCGCACCATCGCCGATCTCGCCGGGAGCGAGGACGTGCGCTCGCCGCACGTGGCCGAGGCCATCCAGTACCGCACCCTCGACCGCACCCGGTCCTGA
- a CDS encoding triacylglycerol lipase, translating into MVADLPPSPNPVLLVHGIDDTGRVFDALAPKLRAAGWHVETIDMVPNNGDASLALLAEQVGDKVARMRATTGASRVDLVAFSLGGIVSRYYLQRLGGASQVQRFVTLSSPHAGTLMGYVRWNQGASELRRGSAFLADLNRDWHQTARQVRVTSVWTPLDLMIVPANSSELQGARNLTVPVALHSLMLVDNRCHALVLEALRD; encoded by the coding sequence ATGGTCGCCGATCTGCCGCCAAGTCCCAACCCCGTGCTCCTGGTGCACGGCATCGACGACACGGGCCGCGTGTTCGACGCGCTCGCCCCCAAGCTCAGGGCGGCGGGCTGGCACGTCGAGACGATCGACATGGTGCCGAACAACGGGGATGCGAGCCTCGCTCTGCTCGCCGAGCAGGTGGGCGACAAGGTCGCGCGCATGCGCGCGACGACCGGGGCCAGCCGGGTGGACCTGGTCGCCTTCAGCCTGGGGGGGATCGTGAGCCGCTACTACCTCCAGCGCCTGGGGGGCGCCTCGCAGGTCCAGCGCTTCGTCACCCTCTCGAGCCCGCACGCGGGGACCCTGATGGGCTACGTTCGCTGGAACCAGGGAGCCAGCGAGCTGCGCCGGGGCAGCGCCTTCCTGGCGGATCTCAACCGTGACTGGCACCAGACCGCGAGGCAGGTGCGGGTGACGAGCGTCTGGACCCCGCTCGATCTGATGATCGTGCCGGCCAACAGCTCGGAGCTTCAGGGCGCGCGCAACCTGACGGTGCCGGTCGCCCTCCATTCCCTGATGCTCGTCGACAACCGCTGCCACGCCCTGGTGCTCGAGGCCCTGAGGGACTGA
- a CDS encoding HAMP domain-containing sensor histidine kinase, with protein MASDLEQGDLAELFGALASEFSASGALYAYFDEEQALKAVVSLPGQDDFAPVLRLSGDPITRVLLDGKPRAFTLYEDATALDQPTLNGRSTLAYPLCLRGVPVGLALFVSRRTELGEGDIARVGAWSPHLARALESAILAERLTASRRENEALLAISRLAQSPSSGAGLFANAVTHIRHLTGAQHAAIALRPRPQAACLALEALATDGDQAVRQAFEQGAWDPREWPHLLASLTLGSRAMLLAVQDLALTPAEASWLDAVSPVSHVLGVAFGDEGAPEGILMLCWPDDEPLRFYETRLALALSDQLAMIAANRRLSDERQAHMAAEQASLARADHATPGAGSGPAPLGQTLKALIQEVRPTFMAAGLTLRADLATEAHVLLDASSLREVAGALLDNARRFSRPGARVRLWLAQDDAWATLYVADDGCGIPDAHQPRIGEAGFQVDPSKGGSGTGLASAKRLVTTAGGTLGFTSREGAGSTFYVSLPVADPRGGPGNA; from the coding sequence ATGGCAAGCGACCTGGAGCAGGGCGATCTCGCAGAGCTGTTCGGGGCGCTCGCGAGCGAGTTCTCCGCGAGCGGCGCGCTCTACGCCTACTTCGACGAGGAGCAGGCCCTCAAGGCCGTCGTCTCGCTGCCGGGGCAGGACGATTTCGCGCCGGTGCTTCGCCTCTCGGGCGATCCCATCACCCGCGTGCTCCTCGACGGCAAGCCCCGGGCCTTCACCCTGTACGAGGACGCCACGGCCCTCGACCAGCCGACCTTGAACGGGCGCTCGACGCTCGCCTATCCCCTCTGCCTGCGCGGCGTCCCGGTCGGGCTCGCGCTCTTCGTCTCGCGCCGGACCGAGCTCGGCGAGGGCGACATCGCGCGAGTCGGCGCCTGGAGCCCGCACCTGGCCCGCGCCCTGGAGAGCGCCATCCTGGCCGAGCGTCTCACGGCGAGCCGCCGCGAGAACGAGGCCCTGCTCGCCATCTCCCGGCTCGCCCAGTCGCCCTCGAGCGGCGCGGGGCTCTTCGCTAACGCCGTCACCCACATCCGCCACCTCACGGGCGCCCAGCACGCCGCGATCGCCCTTCGCCCCAGGCCCCAAGCCGCCTGCCTCGCCCTCGAGGCGCTCGCCACCGACGGCGACCAGGCCGTGCGACAGGCCTTCGAGCAGGGGGCCTGGGACCCGCGCGAGTGGCCTCACCTTCTCGCCTCGCTCACCCTGGGCTCGCGCGCGATGCTGCTCGCGGTCCAGGACCTGGCGCTCACGCCGGCCGAGGCGAGCTGGCTCGACGCCGTCTCCCCGGTCTCCCACGTGCTGGGGGTGGCCTTCGGCGACGAGGGGGCCCCCGAGGGGATCCTGATGCTCTGCTGGCCCGACGACGAGCCGCTGCGCTTCTACGAGACCCGGCTTGCGCTTGCGCTCTCGGATCAGCTGGCCATGATCGCCGCCAACCGTCGATTGAGCGACGAGAGGCAGGCGCACATGGCCGCCGAGCAGGCCTCCTTGGCACGCGCCGACCACGCGACTCCAGGGGCAGGCTCCGGCCCCGCGCCGCTCGGACAGACCCTCAAGGCCCTGATCCAGGAGGTGCGCCCGACCTTCATGGCAGCCGGCCTCACCCTGCGCGCGGATCTCGCCACCGAGGCCCACGTCTTGCTCGACGCCTCGAGCCTCCGCGAGGTGGCAGGCGCCCTGCTCGACAACGCCAGGCGCTTCTCGCGCCCCGGCGCCCGGGTCCGGCTCTGGCTCGCGCAGGACGACGCCTGGGCCACCCTCTACGTGGCGGACGACGGCTGCGGCATCCCCGACGCGCACCAGCCCCGCATCGGCGAGGCGGGCTTCCAGGTCGACCCTTCCAAGGGCGGCTCGGGGACGGGCCTCGCTTCGGCCAAGCGCCTCGTCACGACCGCGGGGGGCACCCTCGGCTTCACCTCGCGCGAGGGCGCGGGCAGCACGTTCTACGTGAGCCTTCCGGTCGCGGACCCGAGAGGGGGCCCCGGTAACGCCTGA